The genomic stretch ACAAGTCATGTATCATAAGCGTCATTATATCATGTGTATGTATCATGTGTCCTAAGACGATCAGCCAAATGTATGTATCAATATCCACAAATTACAATGGAGCCTAGTTATGAATTAAGTACTTACTTCTGAAAAGGATCTTTCCTTTTGAGAAATAGGAATATATTCATCTTTTACGTGTACTTGAGATATCTCGTTGCAAGATGATTATTTACGGAATTCTAACTAATTAATTTGCCCATTTGTTCCAAAACAATGCcaaacgtaaataataatttctgacCATCAAATTAGATGACGCGTATTGTGAAACCATATAAGCATCTTGTAGTGGTCGCAAATACTGTCTTAATATTAAGATAACTAATTTTAACATAGAACACACAGATTTAGTTGTTACATTTTGTATTCTCGAAAACTATTTTCGCAGACCTTGAAGGTCATGAGGAATGTTTATGGTCTcgaaaataacattgaaatatatttttaaaatgtagaaGCATCAGATAGGGTTGCCATTTTTGtgtcatatgtatttataataaaatatttattactaaggAAGAagttaaagtatatattattacctTAGCTCCCAATGCAATTGCGCCCAATGCCACTGCTGTACCCAGTTCTTGACCAGAATACCCAACGGGGACATCAAACGTGTTCTTATAATCTTGTAACACAGTAAGATTACAATCTTCAAAAGGTACTGGATAGGCTGATATACAATGCAATAGACAGAACTGTTTGTGTTGCGCTGATACTATATCGTAAATTGTTTTCACCGCTTGCTTGTCAACCATACCGGTCGATATGATAAGGGGGACCTTCTTGGACGCAGCGTACTTTAAAAATAGCAAATTGTTTGAGTCCCCTGAACCAATTTTTATGAAGGGTACTTTGATGTTGACTAGAAAGTCAAATGAAACCTAAAACAGACAAATTTTACGCTTTATCTTCTGTTCGTATGTTTGTCCTCAtcgcttttttaaattacaaatccGATTGTAATATTTGGTTATTCAGGCAATGTCCAAaaattacgtaatttattttttatattggtcGAATAAACGTTGACATAGTAAACTAATGTTCTCCCATAGTAAACCTATGTCCTATACGAAGCAGAGAGCAGGACTaaagatttacaaataaatattcttaaataacatACCATATCCATGGCTGAAGCAGTGAACAGGATTCCGACTTCTTGAGCATATTTGAACAATTCCCTGTACTGGCTCTCAGAAAATTCTAAATGTCTTTTATGGTCGCCGTAAGTTTTACCCCAAGAATTCGGATTATCATAAGACCTTTCTAAATATTTCTTGGTAAATTTTTCTTTGAGGCACGTCTTTTGAAATTTAACACAGCTCGCTCCAGCTTCCTGAAATACATTAAGGTTTGTCTATTAAAGATTTGCTTTTATTTTGGACGagaaatggtttatatttttagttagaaGACTAAtggaagataaatattttttatgtactgGGTAATCTATGAACATCTGATGATCTGTGTAAACACGAAATGTCTTATATGTAGTTGGAATTTAATATGAAACCTcaagattaaattttttatcaatcGAGACCTACATACGGTTTAATGATGTcagattgaataaaaaaattgatcgaATTAGATCAAATAAAATTGTGGAATCTCGAACGTCCTTCAAATACTCAGCGATTCAGCCTTCAAATACTATTAAGCTGTTAGTTAtcgaattatttaattgaaaaaaaatcgtatatttagtaataaacgTTCCAATAAGAATTATGCATTAGTATTAGAAGCAACACGATAACCTTTTCGTaccaaaaatgtacaaaatattaaaattaaagtctaaacaagtgatgtaaataaacgatTGAATGtatctttatgtatataattatattgaattttgatatatattacagTACCCAGTTCaagatgtttaattattattaccgtCTATGATGTTAACAGATAATTTACGAACCTATGTACACATTACCATAACAGGTTTACTGTGTATATGTACCGAATAAGTATGTGTAAGTATATTCTTTGCAAATCAATATGCATAAGGCGACGAAATCTTGAAATCAAGGTACAAAGTAGTGATTGTAATGATTACTAATAAATCGTTTACTtcgttcattttatttattaagtttcttAAGAACTCGACATAATTGattctcaaattaaatttaaattagttttcacTTTCATTAGAATGAAATGTAGATTCAATGCCAAAGCATAAGTACAAACATAGGTATATTTATCTGACTTTTTATGACTTTGATagcaattttttattgttttgataacgaaataaacttaaataggtagtcattatgtatttatagacatttttttatatctatttatcaaataaaataacatatttatcaaaCAAAGCTTCGTTTGATTGTATTGTAAGTTGGAAGCAAGCGCGAGGCATTCACCGCGAAACGTCATccgttattgttttgtttccaaCTGGCCACTGGCTTCTCACAACAAAGCGCTCACAACCTCAAATCGTTCACATTCgacattgtttaaaatatctcGAACATTACTAACCTTTGCCGCTTTGATTAACTTTTTCGCTATTTCAATGTCACCTTGATGATTTTGACCAGCTTCCGCGATAATAAAGCATGGATTATTACCGCCAACTTTAATGTCATCGGTTATCTTCACTTCGACCATTTTTGAAACTGTCAATGTgccataaaaacaaacaaatcgtGCCCGTGTGCCGACGCGAACTGATATGTTAAAACTGTTTAATATTACTTGAAAGGTTTATCGACCCCTCTTTCCAAGATCGAATTGAGTAAATAAGgtcaattcaatataaaagcgaGCTACTCGGTGCGCGCCCGTCGCACTAGTGCGGTAGTGCGCGCTCGCCCGGCCCAGCACTCGTTCGGCATGATAATTGATAAAAACCAGTATGTTTGGTAGCGACGCTTGTGACCACGCTGACATAACTCCAGATAAATAAAAcacgatataataataaaacgtttattaCACTTTATACACGCCTACAgtcaatatttacatataattatcattttgtttacTCATTGGTCGATGTTGTTTGTGTTAAATCGTACACGCGGCCATTTTAACGATATCTTGATGGTTTTTAAACCTGTCACCTATGGCACGGTTCACTTTGGACTCTGTGGGTTTTGCGAGGAAGTTTGATATGTAACGGCCGGCTTCGACAAGCTGGACCAGGTCTACGTCGGTATTCACTCCGAGGCCGTAAAGGAAATACACAAGGTTTTCTGTCGCGAGGTTTCCGCTCGCTCCCCTTGCATACGGGCACCCTCCCAGTCCTGAGATCGACGAATCCACTGTCTTAATGCCAAactgcaaaaatattttacattttattttcagtacaTTTTTCTgtgaatgtttgtataaatcACTAAAGATGTTTATACaagataaatgtatttaatttttacatttgctttgctaaaaaaagtaaagtttttttGCGACAGTCTTTGTTTCtatgattaaataattctataataatataaaacgattaTTATGTATGTTCGTTTTAAAGCGGATTTATTACTAAGTAtgtgaataaagtaaaaaaatatatttatttatattaccaaaCTGTGTACATTTAATTAGAGGACGGTGCCCTAGTTCGATATTACAGcatgttaaacaaaaatatttaaaaatgtagcaAATCAATTAAATGCTACATTGTATCAAAACTAAATGTAAGTTCAAAATGTTAGATCGCTTGGTTGGAAGTTAAAAAGGAAAGGAAAGGAACAAGAGTTGAATATCCGCCATTCTAAGATTTCAGCCTCACATTTAAGTAACAATAACTATCTATTCTTTTTTATCGGTTCTTGTCACCTTGTTCACTTTATCAATCCGGTGATAAAAGATGTTCTTGAAACATCAAAACAATActgtaggttaggttagttattgtatgtatacttatcgaactacaaaaatatttgtagtttaatTTAAGTATCACTTGCTAAGTAACTTCTTATTttgtttggaaataaaattaacatcaaATTGACGTACTTAAGCGAAATCGAATGTAAAAGTTCTATAAACTACAGTAGACAGTTTTAAAGGATATCGTCTAGTAAAAAAGATCCATACAAATAATGGTAGAAAAAAACAATCGTATCATCTTACACTATAGGTTATTCTTTTCTTAATACACACCCATCTTACATATTCGGTTCATAACCCGTCTTATCACATAATTATACGTAACAGCCTAGTTAATTTTTACGTAAATACAGTTTGTTGATCAATTAAAgtgataaaaatacaaaaacaatccaCACATACGCTTGGTCCAACTTTTACTGAATACATTAATCTTTGTCGGTCAAACCTCTATTATGTATGTCAAGAATTTTTAAGATGTTTACAGACTGACAGATGCCTATAAAATTGATACATATGATttgcctatttaaaaaaaaacaactaaatcaGTTCCAAAATGGCGACGATATCGAGAAACAGAAAAAAAGACCGAATTAATAACCCCTTAAAACCAGACATATGGTCCACTCCAATTAATTAATGTGAAATGAACTCGCAATAAaggttttataagtaaaattttatatttaaagaaaaatattcacATCCAAATAAAAACTAACACAAATATGGGTAACTTTTTCTGTTGTCGATAGTTTTAATGCATTCGTTTGATAAACTGAAGTAATcggtaattttgtttaattgaagtaatcagtagttttcatttaaaagtgcttaacaagactacaaaaaatacaaagcatTATTTATGGCTGTTaacttaaataaactttttatgcattgtttttttttttcgggtCAATTTGAAGTAAAAAATGAATAGAATCTAGATTTTAGCGCTGCTGGTTCCGTTTCCTCTTTAACGAGATTTTATTTCCGCgtttgaatgtttttaattgagTTACTCGTATATTCTACTTAGccagattattaattattataatacgaaaAATTTGGTGTAGTCTTTGCTTATATGTATCTAGCGTAAACAGCGGCCTAACGAAACCAAAAGTATTCTTTAGACAAAAGGCCCTTTTGAGTGTTTTTGAATAGTCATCCATTAAATGTACGGCTACCTTTGGTGCAGAataaagattctaccgagaagaccagtggcgtagctaaaCCAAACCAACCGATGCGGTTGCACATACAGTTCTTTTACATAGAAACTTTTTTCAGGGAGTGCCTGAAAAACTGCAAGAAAAAGTGGTCCTAAATTTTCGCAGACGTGGTTTAAGCGGTATTATTTTAAGAGTTCAAGAATATAATCCTCCCTTCTATTCGTTTCTATTTTTTGTATTGGTATTAAAGGTTTATTAACAAACTGGAGAAGAGCTAGATTTATCCGATTAATGGTACtcttcaacaaaaaataaatgacacactattttaattcaatactatTGACTACCGGGAccccaataggctatttgactggtttttaaaatccattttatattatttagtagaagtaaggaacccagtaaaacttgattttttttatttctagtacatatttaccgaaaaatatcatattaaaaattccatatttaaatagcgcgcaaaaacgctacttggacaatatggcgctgcaatggggtcggtacTTTCCTTcggtcactttcctgtatttcaatctgtggtacatatagtagaaaagcaaagtttacaagaaagtgacttcatcataagcccggccaatcaggagcgttttgtgtcacgtgacaaacgtttgaaatatgcctatttatttatggatttttgtataaattaagtattattttcaactttcgttagtaaataaccatttttaaactcataatatacactgattacaataattcacactttatttttcgcattgtttCATTGCATTgtttcaaatagcctattccgagggatttttgaattttatggttttttttttatattgttgcttgtattaatatatcttttatacaGCAACAATGTGTACcgctatatatattaagaaattattttgaaattcttgACTAGATTTGTAACCAacacttaataaaaatgttctatTAATTGAATATCAGTCTTTTACAGGGACGGGTTTAAAAGTTTGGAGGCTTTTGCTAGGGAAATATACAATGGGCCCTAACATTTTTCATGTGGACGgaaatattaaacctttttccTATTTTACaagcaaaaaaattgtaaacattttataagaaaGAACCTTGTTAATGTAAAGTTTTACATCGGCAATGTCCCAACATGATTCCATAATTATGTCTATAGCagttataataactataataacttAGCAGTTATAATAACTGGCTAGCTAACCCTTAAAAGTGGAACTCATCAATATAAAGTTTTAGATTTTAGTtgtagaataaataatgaatgaatgcTAGTACAAAACCCTGTtatcaagtaaaaaatatattaaaaagtcatGCTTTGGGTTCTAAAGAGTTTTTCTTCCGTAAATCCGGCCCTGTTTCTCTGGTCGAGTAAATTATTATGTTCTATTACACTAGTTACGTAACAATCTACGCCCGTACAAATAGGGGCCTATAAAGGATTAAAGCATTTTTGTTAAGGCCTCGTTCAGAGTACATTTTAGttcgttatatatttactataatattcctatttaaaattatatgatttgtggcatttatttttataaaaaatgaaacgaaTTATCGCTTTTAATGATAGTTAGTGAGGAATATGTAACGTTGTACGTGTACGTGATGTTGATGTAAAAGCCAGGAAAAATGTAtacgtaaaaaaagtaaagttttgaAGCTAATTCTACCCCCATACTTCAATACCGGTTGGcatgaatacacatgtagcagaattctTCCCATTATACGTATATGGTTGGATGTGATTCACTTTTTTAAGGTATTCTATACTTGACTTCTTTCTTTTTAAAGATCCTAACTGAAATGCCATATGAGGATTAACCCAGTAGAAGAAATTACTGAGTTATAAATTCCCTAACTTCTTTTCACTATTCGCGTACTTGAGCTACGAGTGATTAATATTCTAATACAAGTCAGGGTCGTTTGTCGTATATAAGGGTCTCGTTACTTTAGTCCAC from Vanessa cardui chromosome 1, ilVanCard2.1, whole genome shotgun sequence encodes the following:
- the LOC124533422 gene encoding sialic acid synthase; this translates as MVEVKITDDIKVGGNNPCFIIAEAGQNHQGDIEIAKKLIKAAKEAGASCVKFQKTCLKEKFTKKYLERSYDNPNSWGKTYGDHKRHLEFSESQYRELFKYAQEVGILFTASAMDMVSFDFLVNIKVPFIKIGSGDSNNLLFLKYAASKKVPLIISTGMVDKQAVKTIYDIVSAQHKQFCLLHCISAYPVPFEDCNLTVLQDYKNTFDVPVGYSGQELGTAVALGAIALGAKVLEKHITLDKSMKGTDHVCSLTPAEFKQLVRDVRVIEASLGTPIKKVVTSEIPCIDKLQKSLVMGCTKNKGEILYPGDVKIKVAEPKGLNALHFEEVIYKTLVYDKKEDEPLNEGDFC